A region of the Theileria equi strain WA chromosome 4 map unlocalized gcontig_1105316255039, whole genome shotgun sequence genome:
TCTCAAGTGTTGGTCAAATCTTTATAAAGAGGTGTGTCTATAGACGATTTACATCGTGACTGTCTTGTCTACTTGGTCTATGTTACAAGATATCAACTATTCATTGCTAAATTAGAATCTTTAAGGTTCATAGCACTGCTCTTCTTTCTAGCATACAACCGATACATGCTCTCCCCTTGGCCTACACGCATGAAAGGTAGGACATGGAGATTCTAGGAATATGGAGAAATGAGCTTTACTGGTCTGCAAAGCGCCTGTAACGCAGGTGTCTTTGTTCTTAGATCCTAATAGACGAATAAACTCCCTCAAATCCACATTAAAATCTGTCACTTAGATCTCATCAAagctcttcttccttccatctACTTTGTCCACcagtactgcattaaaGAGAGCCGTAGAGACCCGTAAACAAGTTTATATACGTCCAATAGCGACCCTTGAAAATCTTCACCCATGTCTATGCGCCATTCTTCTCATGAAATCTCAAGATATACTCCACATTACCTTGTCTAAATGCCGCCAGACAGCACATATAGAGCCAACTGTGCGACTACTCTACAAGTCTACTCGTGTTAGACTACAATGGATAACTATTCCAGGATATCCAGGAAGAAATCAGAGAtggggtgaagaagaataaaatgaAATGCCCAGGGCGTATTCCTACATGGATTGTCTatccttgtagacactatgaatttttaaacTCTGTGGGTTTTGAATCTCTTCAGAATCTTCCAGTTTCACCTTTAATTACTAAGTAGACTGAATGGAAGGTTTTAGTCGTAGGTTCCATGCATAACACGAATAGTGTGATGTGACAGTTGGTCATTTGGTTCATTTTTGTGGCTTCTGAGGAGCCTAAAAGCGCTTTAAATGGAGATTCCTGTGCTACACAAGCATACAAAATGTACTGGAAGGTTGCCTTGTATCTCTCTTGGTAaatcttccattctttcAGTTTATTTTTATTTCATATTGTTCCTCTATATCCTCAGACTCTCATAAATCCTCTCTAATATTACTTGCATGTTAGTCAGAGCCACTGGGTGTTCAGAGAGTTCATTGGCTCCTGCCAAAGGTTCTTGGAGTTTCTGTAGTTTAATATCCCTGGAAGTTTGTTTTACAGGAGTCATGGATGGGTTTGCATCCGTTCTTTGGGACTATACCTTTGCATAGTTGGACCTTCTACATCATTCTTCCCTCTCATTACTACAATGAGATCGGTTCTGCCTTCAACGATGATTCTGATTGCTACTCTTTGGAAGCTCATTTGTTTATTCGTATCACAGAAATTACAATCCAACCCATTTATAGTGTGCTTAAAGTGTCTGATTCGTTTTTCCCTTGTACCTTTCGCTATGTCTAGTCCTCTTGAATATAGACTGTTACTTTCACCCGTTAGAGATCTTTCCTCCTCCTTACTCTCTGCATTTCCCCCTAGTACATTCCTCTGCAGAAAAGAGTTGAAACAGAGCACCCCTATTAATTTCATTCTGTCCTGCTATATTCTCTTTCTCTCTGAATTCAAACAGAAAGATTAGTATAGTTACAGCCATGGGGAATTTGCAGCTATCTCTAACGGGTCTATGCTCGCTACCTTGGTGCACTTGTGCAGTTTTAGGTTGTGCAGTCTATGTTCTCTATATGAGTACAAGGTGAATTAAATGGTGTCTATTCCTGTCGGAGATGTGTCCTGGAATTTTACATTTGAAGAGCCACTTGACCGCTTTTAAATGGCATTAAAATAGTTGGCAGTAGTCCGTAAAGCATATTCAAAGTATAGCCTTTCATGTCGCAAAGTCTGATAAATAACGGACTTTAGGCCGGGGAAAGTAAATGTGCATATTGACGAAATGACGGGTAAATAATTAGCAAATATAGATAACCTGCATTAagatttttatcatctcGATGTTCCAGACATCAACTTTAGTGCATGTGGATAAACTGCGAAAATTAGGGAATCTGATTCCATCTCCACATTCATTTGCAAATCTCTCAGATTTATCTCTAAACCCTCTTCAGTTCAGCAAATGTTTCATTAAAAACAACTGCAGGGACCTTGTCCCACGTACGTCTTTTCTTTACGTAGTGTAACCTTTCCATGACATACCTTTTCATGATCCAAATTAATAGCATTGGAGGGGCGTTTTGTCTGGAATAAAACTGTGCTATGAAtaatttttcattcttctcgTCCTCTGCCTGCCATATTGTTTCGGTATCATCGACGACCTTCTGAATCTGGTAGTCTTCCCTGGAAAAGTATAATGATACGGATACTCCATACAAACTTTCCCTTACAATATGACAGTGCTGTAGTTCGGTAGAAATGTTCAGGGTCGTAGTATAATTCGGGTTCTTATTGTGCTTTAGTTTCGGTATCTTGTCTATATACCCCTTTGTGGACGACTTCCAGCCACCTCCTTTTCTCTTGAAATAAAGGTGATCTAACCCTAGAGGTGTTTCTTTTGCGATAATAACAACTAGATGGTTGGTACCCTTGGGAAATGTTATGCAGTATAGACATACTTCACCCTGCTCTGATGAGTTCCATACGGTTTCAAGATCGTTAATCACCCTTCCTACAACTCGTTCATTTACCGGAACATGTACTCTTACAGGCCCATATTCAGAGATTAAGTCGAGTACTTTACAAACATTGGGGCTGGGATCAGCAAGGTTTATTGTACGAAAACTGGACATGCGGTTTGTGTTTGAGCTAACCTCTTGAGGTCCATCACGCCTTTCTTCCGTATCTCCACAGGAGCATAACGTATGGAGGTTAGAGATCAAGAACAAGTAAAAGACTACCATTTTGTCTCTGGTATTTGCCGCACTCATCCATTTAGAGCCTTTGGATGGGGTGATATACAGGCTTTTATCATTGCTGCCACTTTGTAGGAAATGGTAGGGTAGAATGGGTGATGTTTTGAGCACGATTAGAGTCTAAGCATAAATATGAATGACTCTTGAGAGGTTCGTATTCTTCCAGGAAAGCATACAGAAGGAATTTTGCAGAGGCAGAAAGGGGGTGAATATCTGCTGAACTAGCACCATTACAAGGCGAATATGCAAACAAGAATGACTATTTTGaaccatttttaaatgttgAACTATGAGTATCACACACCCTGAGCATTTACTGTGTAAATTGAGGaaatatctccatttaaTTCTGCATGCACACCCCATTGGAGGTTTGTGGTAGATTGTGTGATGGAATAATGGACCACAAAATACAGTCTGTTCAACATATACTACATATTAAaagtactctcaagacaTATACCTTTATAATAAAACGAGTAATACTGTCTACAAAGAGTTAAGGTTAGAGACTCTAAATGAGCATCTAGAACCAAGTACAAGTCCGCACAAGTCttagcattccagtataccaacaagaaAGTAGTCTAAaggggagagtctctaccacctaccaCAGGtagggagaacatactgcattaaacaTCAGTGTCCATAGGGGGTTCCATCCATAGGATGAACGAGTGATATTTAAATTATCAttacattgtaaaatagtTCCGCCATTATTAACTAGGCTAAGAGTAGGATCGGGAGACTCTTTGGCCTACGATCATTATCCTTCACCTTCCAaagtatccatccatataaacTCATCAGATCTGCCGAACCCAAGGGTCAGAGTGCTGTGTATAGGCCTTATAAAGTTTTCATGATATAAAAGTAGTTATAGTAGATGCTGTAAAAACGCCAACAAAGGCTCCAAGAATGTTCTCTGGACCCCAACCAGAAAGGCCTAAGCCTTCTTTAATTTGATCTTTAAGAGGTTCAGAGGCTTCATTATCTCTGTCTTTTCCATTATCTGAGGATACTGAACCCAAAGCAGCTGTAGATAGAGTGGAGAACACAGCATCATCATTTTGGTCCGTAGGATAATTATTATCTCCCTCAGTTTTGGTATCTTTAGATATAACATCGGTATGAGTTGATGCATGTTCAGAAATCTCATGTTTAACCTCATCAAGAGCTTCTGTAGAGACTTCCTCCTTTGCCTCATTTGGCCCTGGTTGTTCTGGATCTACTTCATCAGTGTCTCCTATATAATGTTCTACTTTAGTTTCACTTGTATGTTCATTATGGACATTTTGTTCAGACTTAGATGATCCTAGATCTGTAGAAGATGTCGACCTTTCGATCTCTGGTACAGGAGATGTTTCAGGAGCTTTAGGTTTTTTAGATGATCCATTTGCCATGGCCTGAAATTTCTTAAGAAACTCCTCCTCACTTATGCTTTTCCATGTTCCGTCAGAAAACTCAAATGAAGCATCATCCCTTTTACCATGTTTCCTCTTGCTTAAATAGAGGATGTTGTGTTCATATTTCGTGTAAAGCTCACATGATAAGCACCTCTCATCTGTACCTTCGGCCGCCTTCCACAGGGATATCTCACCATCCATTACTTCCTTGACAATGTAACCTGGTTTTGGGGAATATGAGCGAGTAGGAACTCCAAGGAAAATTACACTAAAGATTCTGCATTCATAAGTATCCTTTTCGTTCTTCAAGTCTATTATGGAGTCTCTCTTGTGTTCTGTAGTGACCTTGAGCGGATTTATCTTTGTACTTACATCACCCTTGAACTCCTTCCAATTATTTGAAGTACCCTTTATATAATCCTTTCGTAATACACCAGATGGAGTTATGAGAGTGACTAATACTAGTTCAGGTTTCTTATCCTTATTTAAGTAGACTTTAGCATATTCCAAGACTTCTCCACGTTTACCTGACCATATAGTCTTTGTATCGTTCAATATCTTAGTCACAACTAGACTATCTCGTGGAATTACTAGCCTAATGTGATTATCATCATGGTGATATTCAAAGAATTGGTATATTGAATAGTCAGGTTTTAATAATTTCAAAGTTGCTGATGCACCAGTCCGATTTAAAGGGAATTTTGGTTTACTAACTGTAGACATGGTGCTCACTATAAGCTCAGAAGAACCAAGGCTTTGAGATTCCTTTTCAGGTTTCAGATCTTCAGATTTAGCCTCATCAGTAGTAGTAACATCTTCCTCTATATGAGTCttagattcttctacagGTTTCTGAAGTGTCACTTCCTCCGATTGAGTTTCATTAGGTTCATTACTTACTGATTCCCGGGACTCTTCTGGCGCGGAGTTACTTGTTTTTTCAGTATCTTTGGGTGTGTCTTGTTCACTTACATTTTCTTCAGTTGGTGATTTCTCTACAGGATCACTTGTAGAAACTGTGGTATGCTCAACTACTTTCGGTTTGGCATCTACCGGAGTAGTCCCCGATGATTGTTGTTCATGATTACCTTCATCAAGTTTTTCCAGGGGTTTTACCGTATTTAGTAAATCATGAATGTCTGCCACTTTTTCTAGAGCTTCTTTAACAACCTTCCCCTGACTCTCCACAGAGGGTGGCTCGAACTTTGCACCTTTATCAAGATCTTCCAGTGCTTTTTTTAGAGCTTGTAATACAGCATCAGACCCGGATACTTTACCTAAGGTCTTTTGTGCAGTCTCAAAAGCCTTTCTAGCGTCTTCTACCTCCTTCCCTTTAGAACTTTGTATTTCTGTACAAGCTTTGGTATACTCTTCAAGTGCATTTTCAGCACCCTTTAGAGTCGATTGAGCATCTTCCAGAAGCTTTTGGGTCTTTGCAACTTCACCATCAAATCTGGCAATTATGTCATCTAAACTTTCACAACCACAGAGCCTTAAAACATAGGCTACACAAAGTATtacaagaatcttcatgTCTAACAAGATGAATAATAAAGTAGACAGACATTCTCAACTCTTCCTCGTGTGGTGTAACATGTGAATATTCATGAGAATATTTAGATAAACTGGAGGGGAATTGTCATTATTTTAACAAGAATAGGActgtataaatatttttattatcttGTCGTATTCTTGTCATTGTATGGTTGCTATTCCTTCCGCTCCAGCATGAGacagatgaagaatagTTGCCATCATGAAGACAAATCATTCTTTAAGAAGCATTACGGTCATGAAAGAAAAAAGAGTGAGAGTCTATTAGAGTGATACCGTCGACAGCGGTACACGGACTCGCTGAAGCTAGGAAGAGTGAGACAGTACTTTGTAGACTTTGAAACATCGTAGGATTCCATAAAACTTTATATACTAAAGTATCATGATCAGATTGGAGTTTATTAAGATAAGTGTCACCAACAACATTAGAGAAGTTAATACTGGTAAGTGTTCCCCTCGGTTCCCTATTAAGTACAGAAAGCAGTTTACCTAGTCCACTGTCAGCATTTCCAGGTTCTATTTGTTTGGCATATGCTCGTATCCATCTTTTTAGGCATACCTGTACCAGAAAGAAGCTCATTTACCTGATATGTCGTTTGTTTCATGGAAAATCCGcgtcactatggaatgtaCCTATCTATGGACTTTACAATCCTCTTACGTAACATTGCAGCTTTATAGATCGACAGCTATAAGATCTCGAGGAAGACATCTGCATGTAGAGGGGTTTCGCCACTAAATAGCATATATAGATCAAAGGATCGATGGAAAGTCTGAATAGAACATAATAAGCACAAAACAACTTGAGAAAAATGAGAATACATGCATCATTTACGGTACTGAGGCAACTGCATTTGCATCATGGATCATTGCGATTGTCAAGTTTGCAGTTTATTGACTGTAATAATCTTTGACTCTATGAAGATACTCTATATACTAGCTTgggtactgagtagttggtctaatggagtactaccgTGGATAAATAATAAACTTTCATTCACTATGAAGACGTCCTTGCACTTTATACCCGGAACTCATCCATTTACTGGATAATATAGAACCCAGTTTACCCTTATACACCTTGCaatctacacattcattcatGTACGTTTTCCTCTTCACATTCATATTTAGCGACCCACCGACGATGGAGATTGTCAAGCAAATAAACGAGACAAAACACTTTATAATCGAACAAATAGACGAGGGAGTTGCACTCTGTAACGACGATGTTCACGGATTTTTAAAGGTTTGTTGAATGGATACGATTGTTAGAATGGGTATGCTGGGTGCATAAGTAGGGGAACATGGGCAAGAGTACCTTATAGGAAATTTATACTACATGGCAGGGTAGTATAAAGATGACGATAATAACCTGTATGAGGTGGATATACTGGTGGAATTAGTTACACATACTGCATACATCCCTTGGTATCCACAAAGCTGTACTCTGCACCCTCTCATACCAACTTGCGCTGTAGCCCGTTGTGTCCCACAGGATGGATGGGGTCTGCATGTGTTATTGGTATGTACACTTTTATAAATGCACTTCAAGGATAATAATAGCGTCACATATTAGGATGTCCTGTGAATAACACTGGGACCTTTCCCATAAAGACAGATTTTGATATGAAAAGATTTGTCCATTGCCTATTTTTTCTCTTTCCCCTATGCCACTGTGGAAGTGTTGGCCGGGAGTCACTGTCTACTTCCAACGATGTAAATGGACAGCCTGAAGGACCAGTCATAGTACGTGTGGAAGAAGACTTTACACCCTATCAGCGGACACCTGTGACTATGGATCTCACGAATCCGGACAGTAAACTCTTTGAGATTGAAGGCGAAATGCAGAGCGAATATCCTATATCCATAACTCCATGGCGTGAATATTATGTCACAAGAGTGATCTATAGCGGTGGCACTCTCTGGAGATCTCAAGATGACTGGGAATGCACACATGTATATGCATACTCTAGAGCTAATGATACGCTCTTAATGATGGGATTCAAGAGGGCCAGACGGAGGGAATATAGAGCGCTGCACAGAGACAAGGGTGGAGAATGGGAAGATCTCAGTACTGAGTTCAAAGACAAAAGTGACCAAGAAATCCAAAGTATGCTTGATAATGTCAGAGGGAATGTAAATGCATGTAATTCCTCACCTCCATCTCCAAGATTTTCTCCCATCAAACCACCTGTATCTTCTCATGGACCAGGGTTACCTGAACCAAAATATGACCAGGATGATACTAAATTCAGTTGGGATGATTTGATTAAGTATGCCAAAGaaatagaagatgaagaaaaggaagagaagttggaaaattttaacattCATACACATGAGgaatatgaagatgaagaagtaGTGGAAGATCAAAATGATACTA
Encoded here:
- a CDS encoding hypothetical protein (encoded by transcript BEWA_054920A) — its product is MVVFYLFLISNLHTLCSCGDTEERRDGPQEVSSNTNRMSSFRTINLADPSPNVCKVLDLISEYGPVRVHVPVNERVVGRVINDLETVWNSSEQGEVCLYCITFPKGTNHLVVIIAKETPLGLDHLYFKRKGGGWKSSTKGYIDKIPKLKHNKNPNYTTTLNISTELQHCHIVRESLYGVSVSLYFSREDYQIQKVVDDTETIWQAEDEKNEKLFIAQFYSRQNAPPMLLIWIMKRYVMERLHYVKKRRTWDKVPAVVFNETFAELKRV
- a CDS encoding hypothetical protein (encoded by transcript BEWA_054930A), which encodes MKILVILCVAYVLRLCGCESLDDIIARFDGEVAKTQKLLEDAQSTLKGAENALEEYTKACTEIQSSKGKEVEDARKAFETAQKTLGKVSGSDAVLQALKKALEDLDKGAKFEPPSVESQGKVVKEALEKVADIHDLLNTVKPLEKLDEGNHEQQSSGTTPVDAKPKVVEHTTVSTSDPVEKSPTEENVSEQDTPKDTEKTSNSAPEESRESVSNEPNETQSEEVTLQKPVEESKTHIEEDVTTTDEAKSEDLKPEKESQSLGSSELIVSTMSTVSKPKFPLNRTGASATLKLLKPDYSIYQFFEYHHDDNHIRLVIPRDSLVVTKILNDTKTIWSGKRGEVLEYAKVYLNKDKKPELVLVTLITPSGVLRKDYIKGTSNNWKEFKGDVSTKINPLKVTTEHKRDSIIDLKNEKDTYECRIFSVIFLGVPTRSYSPKPGYIVKEVMDGEISLWKAAEGTDERCLSCELYTKYEHNILYLSKRKHGKRDDASFEFSDGTWKSISEEEFLKKFQAMANGSSKKPKAPETSPVPEIERSTSSTDLGSSKSEQNVHNEHTSETKVEHYIGDTDEVDPEQPGPNEAKEEVSTEALDEVKHEISEHASTHTDVISKDTKTEGDNNYPTDQNDDAVFSTLSTAALGSVSSDNGKDRDNEASEPLKDQIKEGLGLSGWGPENILGAFVGVFTASTITTFIS
- a CDS encoding conserved hypothetical protein (encoded by transcript BEWA_054940A), which produces MYVFLFTFIFSDPPTMEIVKQINETKHFIIEQIDEGVALCNDDVHGFLKGSIKMTIITCMRWIYWWN